The window GTTGGTCATTGGTGCGGCCCGTAGACTCACGGGGAATTGTCCGTTTTGGACGATGGGCGTAccaacactattttgttcttttggagcatgtgagctccaaaaggTACCTTTGAGGGTAAGAGAGATCTGATGGACTTCTAACGCCGATCTGATAAGAGACCAATTTAGTCGGTCGATCATTGGTATGGCCCGTAAGCTCGCAAGGAATTATCGTTTTGGGCGATGGGCGTACCCATATGATTTTATCATTTCGAAGCATGTGAACTTTAAAGGATACCTATGAGGGTAATGAGAGCCGACAGACTTATAATCTATTGGTTGCACACTCCTCAACCAACAACTAAGCCTTAtcactttctttctttttatagggttcttcctttctttcctttCTAGGGTTTCTTCTTGGCAGAGCTTTTCTTTAACGAGGGTTAGGGATTCTCTTGGAATTCTTCATCCCAACCCTGTCTCCTTCCTTTTCCCAACCTGATCCTTGTGTGGAATAGGATAGATGGATTTGTTTTTGGTTCGGAGATGATCCGAGTATCTGGAGGGTTTGGGAGATTGTGCTGCTGGAGATTCGAGCTTATTCGTAGGGGGAAATGGCGAGCGGAGCGCCTATAAGCACGGAGCTGGAGCAGAATGATGGCGAAATCCGGGACATCTTCCGTGCCCTCCAGTAAGTTCATCGCTCTCTTCTGCGATGCGGTTGTGCGATTCTGCTGGTATTTGTGTAAACTATTCTTTCTATCTTTTATGTAGTTTTCTTGTTGTTGCGTTTTACCAACTTCTTCTTGATCGATGTGTGCAATGATATGGTAAGAGCAAAATGGGTAATAAAGATTCGCGTTCTAAAGCGAGTATCTAGGACTGCCTGAAAGCATTACCGAATGTGACATTGGAATGGAAGATTACTGTACTAGAGAATTAGAATTGCAAAGGTATACAAAGTGACCAGAGTGGGATTTCGTGACACAAAAGAAACTTGGTGTTGGGATGCACCAATGGTTGTTGATGGGGAGAAGACAAAAGTTGTTTTTGTCTTTGCTGGATAGGTAAATTTCTATTTGAATTTTTAAGAAGCTAGAAAATCCAATTGAAAAGGTATATCTTCTTGGTCATCTTCCACACGTTTCAAAAAAATAATTCCTCTATTTTGACCTGGTTGTgtgattttaactttttttttcttgatgtgcTTGTATAATAGTCAGCTTAAAAGAATTCTATTTTGCAAGGTGGTTATAGTTGACACTTAATGCATGTCTTATGTGCtataatttaagaaaattatatcTACAGATACGATTTGGACCAATATGTTGTTAGAATATGATATGTAAGAGCAAAAATTGTAGTGAGATTTTGAAGATAATCTTGAAATCGTCAGTGTGGTTTTCAAAATAGGCTTCTAAGATCTAGCTAGATAGGAAAGGAGAAAGCTTCTACCTGAAAGCATCATTACACTGGAATGAGTAAAAAATTGATATGCCAATTTGAAGCAGATTTGCAACTATGCAAAATGACTGGAGATAAATATTTCGTGGCACAGAATAATTTTGGTTTTTGGTTTTTCTGATGTTCATTGACAAGGAATAGGCAAATATATTATCTTCCTAGGTGCGCAAGTTTATATTCTAATTAGAAACTACCAAGCAGAGTTGGGAAAGTATATCTTAGCTATTTTGGACATGATATGTTGAACTTGTGGTTATAATGATGTTAGCTATAAAAAAGCTTTAGCTATCTATATTAGGGTCATAGGGTGATTTGGCATATCATTCTCTTCATTCTATTTTATGTATGCTAATAATTAAGTGGTTATAGATATGCACTttgaaaaaaaaacatacatttgtttttgtttttttgtttttttgcagATTGATTCATAATTATCAGTTCATGTGACATTTAGTCCCTTTTTGTGTTATACAAATTCTATTTTTCCTGTTTTGTGTTATACAACTAGTTTCCGTTAGGTCTTTGCATTTCTACTTGTACACAGAATCATTATTGAGCCTGTAACCTTATTGAGTCCTTATCATTCCCCACTAATTTATGGAAGAACCTTGGAATTGCCTGTTTCTATACATTGATCAAAAGACGCAAAACTGACATTTTAGCTTTCCTATGTATATCTGCAGAAATGGATTCCAGAAATTGGATAAGATTAAGGATCCTAAGTCCTAACGGACAGTCTAAGCAGTTGGAGGATCTTACTGGGAAGATGAGGGAATGTAAGCGGTAGGTTAGATGATATTTCAAGTTTCAATCGTTGTATGAGCATCTTTATCATGTTGGTTGCCATAGTAACTTAACATGTTGGATCAATCTTTGTTATGTTTTCTTTATACTTACAATTTACACTTTGAAACAACCAGTTCCATAAATCTCCAGTCCTATATGTACttcaaattgttttaaaaataACCTTTTACAGGTTAATTAAAGAGTTTGATCATGAAATTAAGGATCAGGAGAGTCGAAATACTCCTGATGTTAGTAAGCAGCTCAATGAGAAGAAGCAAACCATGGTAGGTAATTTCTTCTTTTACTCTTGTACTTTACGACATCCATTCTTTTATTCTCCTAATCAGTTGTCATTGACTTATTACAGATCAAGGAGCTGAACTTGTATGTGGCCATGAGAAAAACGTAGGTCTTGGTTAGTTATTCCATTTGACATCAACTTACGATTGCTGCTAGTAGCATATTCCACAATTTACATATAGATACACCTTTGGGTTACAGATACACAATTTACATATAGATAACCTTTTAGTTATAAATTTATCTcatttattatatgattccacagCTGGAAATGCATTTCCAGCTCAGTTTTGATCTAGGGCCTTTCATTTTGACCTTTTTTCCCTGAAGAAGATATGTGTTTCatgccttccctttgaggaacaaACATTGAAAGATATGTTTTTTATATGTTTCACCAACAATTTATTGTTTGGATTCTGAAAAGGCAATTTGTGCATTTCTTTAATATCATCTAATGTCATAGAGTTTTATTCACTTTGCTGCAGGTATATGCTGGCATGATGGTCTATCTAACCCTGACCTGATGTTTTGTTTCATTACATTGGTCACAATTCAACACAATGAGACAATTgaaagataataaataaataatggtaAAGTGTTTGGGGATGACGCTTGGGTTGTAAGAATAGTTTCCAACCAATCAGGTCCAgctgaagaacaagaaaattatCTTACAAGATTGTATAAAGCAAGCTATATTAGGCATGGCCTTGGACGTTGATTGGATTAGTTGGGTGTCATTTATTTGGCGAAACTTTTTGCCATCTTGAGATGGATGATCCCCTTGATCAACCACTCAGTTATGAGGGAGTTCTTCCCACAGATGTAACCCAAAAAACCCATGTGAGGGGAACCTAGGTGAGTGCTCGTCTTCCTTCTAGTCTACCTGATGAACTTTGGGACCACGAGTGATTCTCTGGCAGTCTGGCTATTGTTTTGGATGATGCTATCAGCCAGAGTGCCCTACTAGGGGCTCAATGATTTGATTGTATTCAATCAATATGACAACTAATTAAATTCAGAGCTGGTTTAATTAGACTGAATCAACTCAAACAAAATATCCATAGCTGAGACATAATTCAATATATCTATCCAAAATTGACCTGGTCCAATCCCACTGTATATCAACTTCTGTTTCTGTCAAACAATCTCGATTCTAATTGTGTCTAGGCTAAAGACTTAGATACAGATTAAACCCAATGATAGTAGCATGGGTTAAGCCCAACTGTCTGAATACATAATTAATTAATGGTTTTTTTCTTTTCGATTTTCCACCTTACCTACCATGATATCCCCCAATCTTGGCCAGTAGCCATGGTAGCGATGTGGCAAAGCTGCCCACTAGAATGGCCAGTCTGCTATTTGCAATCATCAATACAACTTGTCTTGTCATTGAAGCTATGGCTGCCATGAGGAAAAGAGAAACAGAAAGTAACACAAGGAGATAGCATGAAGATTTGAGGCTGCAGGGTCATGAAGTTGGAGTTTTAGATATTTGCTTTATTTAGTGCTTTACTagattagtttgtggatgattaGTTAGAAGATCTATTTGCTGTAGCTTGTTGAAAGAGCATATGAGAATATCTATTTGAGAAAATTATATCGTTCAGATGCTTGTTTGTCATAATATTAAAGGATGTAAACAAGTTGGTCACACCTGTTCTAGCCCAGTTACAAGATTTGGGACACATTGTAGCTTGATGCTTTTTTATCTGGCCTGTTTTcttactctttttttttgttttattttatgttgTAGCCTGTAACAATCATCTCTTTAGCTTCTTTTCGTGTTGCATTTGTGCATGCTTATCAAGTAGCTTCTATCAATGTgggaacatgacatgaagatgtgCTTCTTGCCACCATTCTTCATCATATTTAATGACCTAAAAATATGTCTACCTGAAAAACACATTCACTTTCATTGTTTAATTACTTGCAACTTTTTATTTTCTGAGTATAGTTGTTCTATCTATTTTCTTCATAGATGAATCCAATTTTTAATTCTTATATGTATTATTTTATTGACTAGACCTTCTAATTTTATTTGTGGCCTTCAGATATCAAAATAGCCTTGGTAATCAAAGAATTGAACTCTTTGATATGGGTGCTGGAGGTAGTGATCCTGCAGCTGAGAACTCTTTGATATGAAACCGTCGGTTGTGAACCCAAATAATAAGAACATCAGAGATATAATACCTGGCTTGTCCCCACCTGCTCCCACTGCAAGGAGATTGCTGTCAGCAGAGCTTTGGGGAGTTTTAGAGTAACTTTGGCATTTGAGCAAGAGCCTGTTTGGCTGATGATCCATCTTATATCTTATAAGGTTTCTTTTCCTGTTGGTTGATATGTTTGGATTCACAGCATGGTATGATGTGCTGTTGGTTTGTTACGTGTATGATATGccagttttttttttgttgtatcaTCTTCCCtctatatcttactttcattctCTCGGAGTGCAGGATAGTTttgagtttttcttttcttttttgcattgTGCAACCCAGTGTTGTATTTATCTCTAGGCAGCTTTCTATGGGCTGCCTTACGAGACGAAAAAGTGGGGAACCACCAATGTTACTAATTTCGAGTCAGCAACGTTCATCTGCGGTCCTCACTGTGATTACCATGTATGTGAAAATATCTATCTAATTGTTGATTGTTGCATAGTACTTTCTACGGTAGACTATGGATTCCggtgagcaaataatcaatcaaatGACATGTTACTCCCTACAGCTTGATGGATTGGAGGACCAAATTTTGTCCGGACTGAGCACAGAACAGAAAGAAACGCTCTATAGAAACTGCAAGACACGAGTATTATTTTTCTTCAACTTGACACACGGCATAACAACAGTGACTCCAAACAAACCCCATATAGCCtcgtcctttttttctttttctttccctttctAATCAAACTTAAACTCTTGCACCGAACTAACTAGAATAGAGAGGTATCTTAAACACTGGAGTTCTGGTGCAGCAAATGGCAATGATGCAGACACACAATCTGCCACCACCtagaaagatagatagatagatagattggCGTGTTCCTATGAAATGGTTTGGGTTCAGGCAGCAGGCTTCTCCCACTTGAGCGGCTTCACCACCTCCCAGGTGAAGTCAGCGTCATCCCTTCCAAAGTGCCCATAAGCTGCAGTCTTCAGATACCTGCCATTGCCTCCCCTCTTCAGGTCGAGGTTGATAGTGATCATCCCAGGCCTGAAGTCAAAATTCTCCTTTACAATCTTCAGTATCTCCTTGTCTGGGATCTTGCCAGTACCATAGGTGTCGACGAAAACCGAGAGAGGCTCAGGAACACCGATCGCGTACGACACCTGGACAATGCAGCGGCGGGCGAGGCCATTTGCCACGATGCTCTTGGCCGCTTGTCTGACGATGTACGCACCGCTGCGGTCAACCTTGGTGGGATCCTTGCCCGAGAATGCACCACCACCGTGAGCACCCCAACCGCCGTACGTGTCGATGATGATCTTGCGGCCAGTCAACCCAGCATCACCGTGAGGTCCACCGATGACGAAGCGCCCGGATGGGTTAAGATGGAAGATTGTCTTCTCATCGAGGTATTTCTCAGGGATGACGGGCTTGATGACGTGCTCCTTGAGGTCCGCGGCAATCTCATCGTTGGTGACGGTCTCATCATGCTGGGTGGAGATCAGCACGGTATGGACACGGATGGGAACCATGGCGCCATGGTCATTCTGGTACTCGACGGTGACCTGGGTTTTCCCATCAGGCCTCAGCCAGGAGCAGGTGCCGTTCTTGCGGACTTCGGTGAGGCGCGCACCGAGCTTGGTGGCGAGGACATGGCTGAGGGGCATCAGCTCAGGTGTCTCATCGGTCGCATAGCCAAACATGTGACCCTGGTCACCGGCACCGATGTCCTCAGGGCGCTTGGTGAAATGGCCATGGACGCCCTGGGCGATGTCAGGGGACTGCTGCTCGATATTAACTAGCACTTTGCAGTGATCAGCGTCCAGGCCGACATCATCCGAAACGAACCCAATCGAACGGCATGTGTCACGAACAATCTTCTCATAGTCGATGTCGCCCTTGGTCGTGATCTCCCCGAAGACCATGACCATGTTGGTCTTGGAGCAGGTCTCGCACGCAACCTTGCTGTCGGGGTCTTGTGCGAGGCAGGCATCGAGTATGGCATCGGAGATCTGGTCGCAGAGCTTGTCAGGGTGCCCCTCGTTCACGGATTCAGAGGTGAAAAGGAAGGTATCGTTGCTGGCCATCTCCTTAAGCCTGGAGAATCACAACGAGATTAATGTTCAGTATGCGAGTCCACAAGCTCATCCCCCAAAGAGACACACAAGTAGACAGACATGCCACACGCATGACCTGCGCAAACAACGGACGACAGAGCAGAGTATTCGAATGGAAGACAAGGAATTTTAGGCATAACAAACCCAAAAGCAACAAATTGTTCTTACACCTATTAGGCAGCCTGTATCCTTAATTCTGTCTCAGGTTCCaagattaaaacaaaataatactaATAAATTACACTGTTTTCGGATAATTTCATTTGCCAAAGCACTTATAATTTCATCTGCACTACTGGAGCAGAAGTTCTTTACTATTACAAATGTCTCGCGTGCATCACAAGTTTCTGCAGTAAATCACATGAAACTGTAAAGAAAATTCCCTAAATCAAGTAATCAagcatgatttgatcttgaaaaCTGATGACAAATCTTCCAAGTTTGTTTCTCAAGTATAAAAGCATTAGAATATCAAGAATCACATAGTTCTAGGTAAATCCAGCCACTTTCAAAGCAACAAAACCACAGCATCTCCATGATTCCAAGCGGATCTCTGCAGCAAAGGTCAAGAACACCTACAACGAAGGCGGACTGGTTCTACTTAAAGAAGCACGAGCCATATAGCCCAACGAACAACTAGAAATGGCAGATCTGGCCTTTCGAACCGCAGAGCAACACAAAAAGAACCAACCAGTCAACTACAGAGTAAGCATCCAAAGAACACCTCGCGAAACAAGAAAGGGTTGAACATCCGAAGAATAAATAGCTCAAGCAAACAAGAAAGAGTTTAACCCTCGAAGAATACCTCGAGAAACAAGAAAGGAGCAACGAAACTAAAGCGAAATCGCTACAAATCCGACGCAAAAGAGACAAGCAAGCGACAGAGCACCAAACCTGTAGGCGACGGCCCTCAGCTTTGGACAAGATCTGCAAGTGCCGGGTAATGGAGACCTGCCCTTTCACACCCTCTTCCCCTCCCATGTGCCGCCTATTTATAGACGAGCGGCGTTCGCCTTCGAGAGCGGGTGGTTCATAAATTACTTCGTAAACCAGTCCTTGTGTTACTCGAGCAACCTACCGACACAGAGATCAGATAGAGGAGATAGCCCTTGCACGTGGGGTCCACGGGTAGACCATGTATCTGCAAGGCGCGTAGATGCGACACAACATCAATTCTTCTCCAAACCCGTTCGTCGGCCACACGAAGGGTCTACCCATTCTGTGACCGTCTGGATCGGTGGGCCCAACTCCTCTTAGTCACGTGATAGGTAGACCGTCGAGTAACTTGCAGAACGAGTGCGGAAAGATTCTGAGATCCAGATCCGATCAGGGCTCGGAGACCCTTGTCCGTCGGGCTATCATAGCCGTCGGATCACACATGATCCTGCGGCCAATATTTTCCGGAGTCGGTGAGGGACAGCGACCCGGACCCGGTAGCCCACCAACCCCTTTACGAGGAGGGAAATATTTATGATCCGTTATCTTTAAATTGGAATACTATCAAACAAACTCGTGTGTCATTTGGCACAAGTAGGAACTATGGATTCGTCATTAGGTGGGGTTGATTATATTGGATAGAATCACTTCAGATTTTTGCTTGTTTGCATGGCTTTTCCTGTGCGATCTCTCACGGATCTCATGGGATTTCGGATCCATTGCACATAAACCCCACACGTTGGGCATTTAAGAGAGCATCCCTTATCTGCAGTAGAAAGTAGGGTCAACGGTGAGGAACTGCTATGTGTATTATTAGGAAACAGATACAGAtgttttatgtatatatgtatttaattGATTGAATCAATTGCTATGTTATTTTGACTCTTCGTTATCTAATATAATATTCTACAATTATCTTCTTCAAATCAGTCATCGTCTAAAACTTCACCACCAACCTTCCGTATACTGAAATGTCAAGAAGCAAGTCACCAACTCACTCCGTCGCAAAAGTCCATATGACGTCGACCTTTGCTCGCAACCAACACAGACGTGCTACTACTGCATTAGGTGGTGACAATTTCCTTGTGGTGGGGTTGCTTTAGAGACATCACGAGTTGGTAGGTGAATGCTATTAGGTGTTCTGTGAGGACGCAGCAAATGATGCAAAGAGGCTTTGGCTTcttgtggtggtggtgatgacaCTTGCAACATGTTGACATTTCGATATATATCTACTGCTCTCTCAGAAGCCATCAACTACAAGTCTATTAATTCACTGGCCTTTCCTCATGAATTGGAGAGTACATGATGATGTCACCGACATAAAGAACTGGCTGTGGATCAAACAAAGTTTATGAATGAGCTGCATGCATGAAACATGTTGGTTGTGTTTGCTGGTCTTTACATGAAATAAAGCTAAGATCCATCTTTTACTCGTGAAAAGAGAATTTAGAGAGATTAGGATCATGGCGTGTGCACCTTCTCGGGGATTCCAACAGATTCGATTCAGGTTCACAGGTTTGTGGGTGGTGGGGTTGTGGTTGAGTCAGGTCAGGTCATGTCATGTCAACTTTCTAGTCCTCACTTGTCTGACCGACTAAAGAAGGATGAATTGGGTAAATTGGTGATGGATTGAATTGGATGGAATAGGATATTACCATTTAAGCATTCACTTGCTCTGGTGTCATTTTTTTGGATTCGGACATTGTGAATCTTGCAGCAATAAAATGTCTTAAACATGATGGTGCACTTGCAAAGTACAAGCAACACAAGGAGGAAAAGAAATAGAAAAAGCGACATCATGCACTATGCGTCGTCGAATCGTATACAATTTATACACAAGGTTCGAGTTTGAAAGAGATCGAACTAGACCAGTTCAATTACATCGGATGAGCTCATCCAAAGGGACTGCAGGATCCATGGAGAGTTCCGTGGCAGGGGCAGATACTGGGAACTCTCCCATTAACTCATCGATGTCATAAGTCCACACTTTGTCGTCCTCAGCGGGTAGAAAGTCTCGTAGCATCGAAACCCGCGGAAGCCGGTTCTTCTTCCGTAGCTCTTGTGATGGAGAGGAGGACACCCAGGGTCAGCACTTTGGGTCTCAGACGCCGCCATCCGTGGCTTCGAAACTGGTGGTGCTGACGCTGTCTCTCCTGCAGCCGTGGCCTCCGTTGGCAGGTCGTCGAGTTCAAGCATCTTGTGAAGTTCATGCATCTCATCCGAAGTCCACGCTTCTTCTTCCACTTCTAGCATCGCAGCGGAATCCTCGAAAGATGGCTCTTTTCCCAAGGCTCTCGTGTCAGGTACACGACAACATACAAGGGCATCAGCCATCGCAGCCTGGGTCGCAGGTGCCGGCAttcgtggctcttcttccatagctCCGGTGCCATGAGCCGTCGCACCCTGAGTCGCAGGTGCCGTCAtccgtggctcttcttccgcagctCCGGTGCCATGAACCCCAGAACACCCGGGGACGTCAACTGCCCCGTCCTGGGTTGCAGGTGCCACCTTCGATGGCTCCGACATTTCTTGGGTATCCGCCAAAGCTGGGACCTTCGCTGCGAGGCTATCGCCGTCATCCGCAGGGCCCTTCCCCTTGTGCCGGATTCGGCACGAAATGATCTCTTCGGTCTCGTAGGAGGAGATCGTCCCGCACAAGCTGGGATGGAGGCGGTACTCGTGCATTATCCACTTCGTACCGAGTGTCCtgtccttcctcttcatcctcaGGTCACCACCGTCCTTGAAGAACTCGAGACTCGTCCGAGTCCCGACGATCGCCGCCCTCCGATCTCGATGTGGTATGTCGCGGGGCTTGCCGTTGGCGACCCAGGTTCCAGCTCGGGAATTCTGAAGTCTGGGAGAATTCCCAGCGGCAGATTGCGGACCTTCTTGAGGAGGAAAAGGTCGATCAGCTCCTACATCCAGTTCTTCTCTTCGTCATCGCTGTTGTCTTCCGACGCCATTGCCGCAGAACGAAGGGGAACGAAGAAGAAAGAA of the Musa acuminata AAA Group cultivar baxijiao chromosome BXJ3-2, Cavendish_Baxijiao_AAA, whole genome shotgun sequence genome contains:
- the LOC103976066 gene encoding S-adenosylmethionine synthase 5, with the translated sequence MASNDTFLFTSESVNEGHPDKLCDQISDAILDACLAQDPDSKVACETCSKTNMVMVFGEITTKGDIDYEKIVRDTCRSIGFVSDDVGLDADHCKVLVNIEQQSPDIAQGVHGHFTKRPEDIGAGDQGHMFGYATDETPELMPLSHVLATKLGARLTEVRKNGTCSWLRPDGKTQVTVEYQNDHGAMVPIRVHTVLISTQHDETVTNDEIAADLKEHVIKPVIPEKYLDEKTIFHLNPSGRFVIGGPHGDAGLTGRKIIIDTYGGWGAHGGGAFSGKDPTKVDRSGAYIVRQAAKSIVANGLARRCIVQVSYAIGVPEPLSVFVDTYGTGKIPDKEILKIVKENFDFRPGMITINLDLKRGGNGRYLKTAAYGHFGRDDADFTWEVVKPLKWEKPAA